From Aspergillus fumigatus Af293 chromosome 3, whole genome shotgun sequence, a single genomic window includes:
- a CDS encoding lipoate synthase, whose product MAVSTSHFRSLCASRPLSRTAIVGHISCRSYATTEPSPSATSTSTTTTARRRTTFKDKLNAGPSFADFVGNGNTPLDPSEAYALKTALVGPAGRKKEMTRLPSWLKTPIPDSKNYQRLKKDLRGLNLHTVCEEARCPNISDCWGGSDKSAATATIMLMGDTCTRGCRFCSVKTSRTPAPLDPHEPENTAEAISRWGLGYVVLTSVDRDDLADGGARHFAETVMKIKQKAPSILVECLTGDYAGDLEMVKLVARSGLDVYAHNVETVEALTPQVRDRRANFQQSIRVLEAAKNAQPSLITKTSLMLGLGETDDQLWDALRQLRAANVDVVTFGQYMRPTKRHMAVHEYVTPDRFELWRQRALDMGFLYCASGPLVRSSYKAGEAFIENVLKKRRATSGGTETVGVRPVTVDEVTR is encoded by the coding sequence ATGGCAGTATCAACAAGTCACTTCAGATCGCTCTGTGCGTCAAGGCCCCTGTCGCGGACCGCAATCGTTGGCCACATTAGCTGCCGTAGTTACGCTACAACAGAACCCTCGCCGTCGGCCACAAGCacttcaacaacaacaacagcacgCAGACGGACAACGTTCAAAGATAAACTGAATGCCGGCCCATCGTTCGCAGACTTTGTCGGGAATGGCAATACCCCTCTCGACCCCTCCGAAGCATACGCTCTCAAAACCGCCCTCGTCGGGCCCGCCGGCCGCAAGAAGGAAATGACTCGTCTGCCGTCTTGGCTGAAGACCCCGATTCCCGACTCGAAGAACTACCAGCGCCTTAAGAAGGACCTGCGCGGCCTTAATTTACACACTGTCTGTGAAGAAGCGCGGTGTCCCAACATCTCCGATTGCTGGGGTGGCAGCGACAAATCCGCCGCCACAGCCACCATCATGCTGATGGGCGATACCTGCACCCGCGGCTGCCGATTCTGCAGCGTCAAGACCTCGCGGACGCCGGCCCCGCTCGACCCGCACGAACCGGAGAACACAGCCGAAGCGATCTCGCGCTGGGGACTTGGGTACGTAGTCCTGACCAGCGTTGACCGGGACGATCTCGCGGACGGAGGTGCCCGGCACTTTGCAGAGACAGTGATGAAGATCAAACAGAAGGCACCAAGTATCCTGGTGGAATGCTTGACCGGTGATTACGCGGGCGATCTAGAGATGGTGAAGCTGGTCGCTCGCTCCGGCTTGGATGTCTACGCACACAACGTTGAGACAGTGGAAGCCCTGACGCCTCAGGTCCGTGATCGCCGTGCCAACTTTCAGCAGTCTATCCGGGTGCTCGAGGCAGCGAAGAACGCCCAGCCCTCGCTTATCACCAAGACCTCGCTGATGCTTGGCCTCGGGGAGACGGATGACCAATTGTGGGATGCGCTGCGCCAGCTGCGCGCGGCTAACGTGGACGTTGTCACATTCGGACAGTATATGCGGCCGACGAAGCGCCATATGGCTGTGCACGAGTACGTCACTCCGGATCGATTCGAGCTGTGGCGCCAGCGGGCGCTTGACATGGGCTTCCTCTACTGCGCGTCGGGCCCTCTCGTTCGGAGCAGTTACAAGGCCGGCGAGGCGTTCATTGAGAATgttctgaagaagagaagagctACTTCTGGAGGCACGGAAACAGTCGGCGTTCGGCCAGTTACCGTCGACGAGGTGACGCGGTGA